One window from the genome of Myxococcales bacterium encodes:
- a CDS encoding MGMT family protein, which translates to MSSASYAGHRRGELPPNFAAIYRVVLAVPKGRVATYGQIGELAGFPRGARVAATALKAAGSLGVAVPWHRVIGKRGAWGRISILDPIGAAIAKGLLEKEGVRFDQRDMIDLSVFGLAAKAVAATKKKTPARRRPTIARSQPAARRR; encoded by the coding sequence ATGTCGTCCGCAAGCTATGCCGGTCATCGCCGGGGCGAGCTACCACCGAATTTTGCCGCCATCTACCGCGTGGTGCTTGCGGTGCCCAAAGGGCGCGTTGCCACGTACGGCCAGATTGGCGAGCTCGCGGGGTTTCCGCGCGGCGCGCGCGTCGCGGCCACGGCGCTGAAGGCCGCGGGCAGCCTTGGCGTCGCCGTGCCATGGCATCGCGTCATCGGCAAACGCGGCGCGTGGGGCAGGATTTCGATTCTCGACCCCATCGGCGCAGCCATCGCCAAGGGCCTGCTAGAAAAAGAGGGCGTGCGCTTTGATCAGCGCGACATGATTGACCTCAGCGTGTTTGGCCTCGCCGCAAAGGCAGTAGCCGCAACCAAGAAAAAAACGCCAGCGCGCCGACGCCCGACTATTGCACGTAGTCAGCCGGCGGCGCGTCGACGCTAG
- the gspN gene encoding type II secretion system protein GspN — translation MWLLWGAVAVISMVFFLQWTFPYDRVKDRVVDALSAKYNVTVGSVHRGFLPGRMSLRKVALESRPSKVGEVPRVIFIDRIDLQVGMFAAITGNLDLGFDVAMGGGTIEGNVELSKAAVEVTLDGRGVPMVSVPGLAEAVGLPVGGKLNTKVALHMPYTTKGKRAIDIPKMSGVITLACVVGCTVGDGVARVKPGANANSKNAIFGADGIVVPQLTINSFSLALAFDKGHAKVKSFELVSADGDADIELDIALAPEFPASEVKGCIKFKLSPELKAREEKFGNIQAFIGTPIDKEGYNNIELFRTVRQMGRRPAEACSAASLDDDDRDAPQTQPTRPPVRPDLPLSAQDAAAAPLQPIVPADAPVAPAIVPDAPTIGAATDAPRIDPAAMTADDAEAMRRRVMEAADRAESPPPASVDAPPADYVQ, via the coding sequence GGTGGCGGTCATCTCGATGGTCTTTTTTCTGCAGTGGACCTTTCCTTATGATCGCGTGAAGGACCGCGTCGTTGACGCGCTTTCCGCCAAATATAACGTCACCGTTGGCTCGGTGCATCGCGGCTTTTTGCCGGGGCGGATGAGCCTGCGCAAGGTTGCGTTAGAATCGCGCCCGAGCAAGGTCGGCGAAGTACCCCGCGTCATCTTCATCGACCGCATAGATCTGCAAGTCGGCATGTTCGCCGCGATCACCGGCAACCTCGACCTTGGCTTTGACGTCGCGATGGGCGGAGGTACGATCGAAGGCAACGTCGAACTGAGCAAGGCGGCGGTCGAGGTTACGCTCGATGGCCGGGGCGTGCCGATGGTCAGCGTGCCAGGCCTTGCGGAGGCGGTTGGCCTGCCCGTCGGAGGCAAGCTCAATACGAAGGTCGCGTTGCACATGCCGTATACGACCAAGGGAAAACGCGCCATCGACATTCCCAAGATGTCCGGTGTCATAACCCTTGCGTGCGTTGTGGGGTGCACGGTTGGCGACGGCGTCGCGCGCGTTAAGCCAGGTGCTAACGCCAACAGCAAGAACGCCATCTTTGGTGCCGACGGCATCGTCGTGCCACAGCTGACCATCAATTCGTTCTCGCTGGCGCTGGCCTTTGACAAGGGCCACGCCAAGGTGAAGTCATTCGAGCTGGTCTCTGCCGACGGCGATGCGGATATCGAGCTGGATATTGCGCTCGCGCCGGAATTTCCAGCGTCGGAGGTAAAGGGCTGCATCAAGTTTAAGCTGTCGCCCGAGCTTAAGGCGCGCGAAGAAAAGTTCGGCAACATCCAAGCGTTTATCGGTACGCCGATCGACAAGGAGGGCTACAACAACATTGAATTGTTTCGCACGGTGCGTCAGATGGGACGTCGCCCCGCCGAGGCTTGCAGCGCAGCCAGCCTAGACGACGACGATCGCGACGCCCCCCAAACGCAACCCACGCGCCCGCCGGTACGCCCGGACCTGCCGCTATCTGCGCAAGACGCGGCCGCGGCGCCACTACAACCTATCGTGCCCGCGGATGCGCCCGTTGCACCGGCTATCGTGCCCGATGCCCCAACGATTGGCGCGGCCACCGACGCGCCCCGCATCGATCCGGCGGCCATGACCGCAGACGACGCCGAGGCCATGCGCCGACGCGTGATGGAGGCCGCCGATCGCGCTGAGTCACCACCACCGGCTAGCGTCGACGCGCCGCCGGCTGACTACGTGCAATAG